Proteins encoded by one window of uncultured Campylobacter sp.:
- a CDS encoding iron ABC transporter permease, with product MSFKFYLFLIAAFILLALVAVSSGGASISLGDVAKFFTFGEIDETKQLILLQMRLPRLVMGILVGALLATSGVVVQSVFLNPLADPYIIGIASAATFGAVIAYLLGLSDVFYGIFAFLSASVLSIVIFKLAAHTRSISTLLIVGIAVSSFLGAFTSFAVYLIGEDSFKITAWMMGYLGGANWQKIALLLPPLLFCMAYFYAKRHELNIILNGDEEAKSLGLNVEKSKKSLLIVSSLIIGFSVAFTGMIGFVGLIIPHTLRMALRTSSNAVLIPASALTGGVFLVFCDVIAKNALSPVEIPIGVVTSFFGAPFFLYLAFRKHA from the coding sequence ATGAGCTTTAAATTTTATCTCTTTCTAATCGCAGCTTTCATATTGCTTGCTTTAGTAGCCGTAAGTAGCGGCGGAGCAAGCATTTCGCTGGGCGATGTCGCGAAATTTTTCACCTTCGGCGAGATAGACGAGACCAAGCAGCTCATCTTGCTGCAAATGCGCCTGCCGCGCCTAGTAATGGGCATCTTAGTGGGCGCGCTGCTGGCAACCTCCGGCGTAGTGGTGCAAAGCGTGTTTTTAAACCCGCTCGCAGATCCTTACATCATCGGCATCGCCTCGGCAGCGACTTTCGGCGCGGTCATAGCCTATCTGCTAGGGCTTAGCGACGTTTTTTACGGAATTTTCGCATTTTTAAGCGCAAGTGTGCTGTCGATCGTGATCTTTAAGCTCGCCGCTCACACTCGCTCGATCTCCACGCTACTGATCGTAGGTATCGCCGTATCGTCGTTTTTAGGCGCATTTACCTCTTTCGCGGTCTATCTAATCGGAGAGGACAGCTTTAAAATAACCGCTTGGATGATGGGTTATCTAGGCGGCGCAAACTGGCAAAAGATCGCGCTTTTGCTGCCGCCGCTGCTGTTTTGCATGGCGTATTTTTACGCGAAGCGCCACGAGCTAAATATCATCTTAAACGGCGACGAGGAGGCGAAGTCGCTGGGGCTCAACGTCGAGAAGTCCAAAAAGAGCCTGCTCATCGTCTCCTCGCTCATCATCGGCTTTTCGGTCGCGTTTACGGGGATGATAGGCTTCGTGGGGCTCATCATCCCGCATACCTTGCGTATGGCGCTTCGCACGTCTAGCAACGCCGTGCTGATCCCCGCTAGTGCGCTTACGGGCGGAGTTTTTTTGGTTTTTTGCGACGTAATCGCTAAAAACGCCCTCTCACCGGTAGAAATTCCAATTGGCGTGGTGACTTCGTTTTTCGGCGCGCCCTTTTTCCTATACCTCGCGTTTAGGAAGCATGCATGA